The segment TGTACCATCGCATGCCACCCATGCGCTTTATGATGATGCGCCACTGATCTTCGGCGGACGCATCTGCCGGGCCCCATCGAAGGATGAGGCCACGGCATCGCATTCCGGGGCCCGCTCGGGCCCCTTTGCCTTCTCGCACGGTCTGGGCGCGGGGTCGCCCTGAATATGTGCGTCGGCCGCAACCAGTGGGGCTCCGAGCGTACGGGACATCGCCACGATCCTGTGCTCGGCAGGATCCGTAGGGTCGCTGGGCGGTGTGGCGCTTGTGACGGCGATTTCGTGGTCCTGGCCCCGACGGGCGCCAGAGGGTCTTGGTAGCGAGGGACTGAGCCCGCGGGGTATCCAGGGGATTATCGGCGTGCGATTTGTCGGGTTAGACCTCAAGATTTAAGTGTGCCGTGATCAGTCCTCACGATCGGTTCTCCGCTGCGCCTGGGCCGACGCGCTAAGGGAGGTCGGTCGCACGATCGCGTGATCTCCGGAGAGGCGCCGGTTGGCGTGATCCCGGACGATTCCACGGTGGTCGATAGAGAAGGTGTGCGCGGCATGTGCGGCACGTATATCGACAGGCGGCGAGAGGGATAATCCAATGGCCGCATAGGGCCGGAATCGTTCCGGGCGGCCTTCAAAGAGCGGCGCGGGCGCCCAGCAGGGGCGATGACTACGATACCGCGCCTATCGCAAACGGTTGGGCGTGGCGCTGGTCGTCGTTTGATTGCCCGAGGCGCCGATGACCGACCGGCCCGTCAAGGCAACGTGTCAACGCCGTGGAGATCGCATCTTTGGCCCGATGCCTCTCTGCAGCGGGGGTCTGAGCAGCTTTTTTGGACGCGATCCCGGTGTGCTTATAGTGCGGCAAGTCCCGCCATGATGCGCCATTGTCGGCCATGGCGATGGCGCGCCGGGTGGTCGATCCCAAAGAGCGGACGCCGCCCCTGTCCTCGCTGGTACGCTCTTTCGGTCCCTGCGTCACAATCGCGGCACCCGGCGCGTCGTGGATCTGTAGGCAACTGCGTGCACGGGCGTGTGCGATTGCGATGTAGGCGCGCTGACCTGACCGGGCCCGGGCAAGCGGGATCAGGCGGCTTTTCTCCCCTCCGTGTCGTGCCGACGGCAGTCGTACAGTACGCGAGGCCGTCTTTTCGGTATTTGGCGACGGCCGGGTATTGAGTCTCGCCAGCATAATATGAAATTATGCCCTATCGGAAAAACTAATGGGCCGAGCATGAGAGTGCGCCTTCCCGAGCTCGCCCGCATCGTATCGGATGGGCATACCCCTAGGGGTCGCGGGTGTCTGGTATGAGGGGAACCGGACGCCTCCCCGGGGGACTCGTAACCCATCGGCTTTCCGGGCCGGTGCGCGTGATCACGGCCGTCTATGGCCTGCTGGAGCGATCGACCGGGCCGATCGTGGATCTCCTGATTCGCCTGTGGCTCGCCAAGGTCTTTTTCGTCTCGGGCGTACTCAAGATCTTTGGTGTCAGTGTCGAGCCCTACCTGTCGCGCGTCGCCTATCCCGTGCCGTGGGTGGAACCGCTCAGCCCCACCTATCTGGGCGCGGCCCTGCAGATGACCATCCCGATCCTGCTCGCATTGGGGCTTGCGACCCGATGGGCGGCGCTTTATATGCTCATCCTCGTGCTGGTGGTCCAGCTGAACTACCTGCCCTTGGACATCAACCTGTATTCAGCGGTGTTGTTTGGATGGTTGGTCGTCTGCGGCGCCGGCCCGCTGTCGCTGGATCATCTGTTGGCGCGCGGCTTGGGGGATACCGCGCTACCCTTGGCCACGCCTCTGACGCGCCTGGCGCGCGCCATCACGCGCTATCTCCGGCCCTATTATCAATTGTTCGTCCGGCTATGGCTGGCCTTGGCGCTGTGCGCGGTCAGCACCAAGATGTCATTGCCGGTCGGGTTGGCAAGGCTCATCCCCCAAGACTCGCTTGCACATTTCGCGCCGGCACCCGTGCTGGCCTTGACTGGTGCCTTGCTCCTGGCGCTGGGTCTGGCGGCGCGCCCCATGGCGCTCCTGCTCATCGCGGTCGTGGCCGGCATGCACGTGGCGGGTGCAGCCGGTCCGGCCGATGTCTATTTCGTGATGACGCTCGCACTGCTCGGCCTGTACGGATCGGGTCCGCTGTCGCTCGACCGACAGATCGCGCGCATCTTTTGGACGATCAGCGCACAGCAGGCTATCGTGCCAGAGGGTGCCCCGCGCGTGGTGATCGTAGGCGCCGGCTTCGGGGGCTTGGCGTGCGCGTCGCGGTTGACGCGGGCGCCGCTCCAGGTGACCTTGATCGATCGTCACAACTACCATCTGTTCCAGCCTCTATTGTATCAGGTGGCCACGGCCTCCTTGTCGCCGGCCGACATCGCCACGACCGTGCGCGGCCTTTTTTGTGAATACTTGAACGTGAAGGTCCTGTTGGCCGATGTCACTGGGGTCGATACCGATCGGCAGGCCGTACTGATCGGGGAACGGCGTGTGCCTTATGATTACCTGGTGCTGGCCACGGGTGCCTCACATAGTTACTTCGGGCGCGACGAGTGGGCACCTCATGCACCGGGCCTGAAGACCATCGACGACGCTGTGGAGATACGACGGCGCATTCTCGCCGCCTTTGAGCGCGCCGAATCCGCGGAAGATCCGGCCGAACGCCGGAGTCTGCTCACATTCGTGATCGTCGGCGGCGGACCGACGGGGGTGGAGCTGGCAGGCGACATCGCCGAACTCGTGCGCTACGGCATGGACAAGGAATTCCGTCACTTCGACCCTGCCAGTGCGCGCGTGGTGTTGGTGCAGTCGGCTGCGCGCCTCTTGCCGACCTTTCCCGAGGCCTTATCGCGCAAGGCACAGCATTCGCTCGAACGGCTGGGGGTCGAGGTCGCGCTGGAAAGCAAGGTGGCGGATATCGACCCGGATGGCGTGCTCGTAAACGGTCGGCGGATCGCATCGCGTACCGTATTGTGGGCCGCTGGGGTGGTGGCGTCACCGGCCGCGCAGTGGCTCCAGGCCCCGGCGGATCGCAGCGGACGGGTGAAGGTTGAAGCCGACCTCTCGGTGGCCGGCCTGCCCAATGTGTTTGTCATAGGGGACACGGCCTTGGTCAACGCCTGGAAGGGAAAACCCGTGCCTGGCCTGGCGCCGGCGGCAAAGCAGGGTGGGAGCTATGTCGCGAGGGCGATCCTCGCGAGGTTGCGCGGCGAGGCGCTGCCGCCATTCCGCTACCGCCACATGGGCAGTCTTGCCACCATCGGCCGTAAGGCGGCGGTGGCGAGTTTCGGTGGCGTCAATGTGAGCGGCGCGCCGGCATGGTGGCTGTGGGGCGCGGTTCATGTGGCGTTTCTCGTGGGCTTGCGTAACCGCATCGCGGTGATGTTCAGCTGGTTTTGGGCCTACCTCACCTTCAAGCGTGGGACGCGCCTCATAACCGGAGACGGGAGGCCGGCGGGGGAGGATCGCGGGTGACCGTGATCCGACGGTCTTGAAGATAGCGGCTCACCCGTGGCGCCCTCGACAGCTGGCATAGCCCGCCGTATGTGGGCGTTCTGCGCAGGGGTATGGTCCCTGGCTGGTCGCGGCGCCGTCACGTCGTGGGGGCGGCTCATGATCGCTCCGTGGAAGCGGCGAGAGGCCTGCCATCGCCCTGCCGGCACGCCGCATGCTGGGGGCGGGGTTTGTCTGCCATCAATATCAGAACCGCCAGCCTTTCCCAAGGCTCATGTCGAAAAGGGAGGGAAGGGCATAGGATTGGCAACGCCGTGATCGGGGCTGGTCAGTCGGTCGAAAGATAAGAGGGGGTGTCAATCTATGGCCAATCGGCTTCCAGCGGTCTTTTTGGGGCACGGCAATCCCATGCAGACCTTGGCACATAATGACTACACAGAGGCGTGGCGCCAGCTGGGCCTGGACATGCCAAGGCCCAGGGCGATCCTCGCGATCTCGGCGCACTGGTATGGGCCTGGGGCGGCGGTAACGGTCGCGACGGCCCCGAGAACGCTTCATGATTTCGGCGGATTTCCGCGGGAACTCTACCAGATTCAGTACCCGGCACCCGGCGATCCTGGGCTCGCCGGCAGTATCCAGCGGCTGTTGGCGCCGGTTGCGGTCAGTGCGGATGAAAGCTGGGGGCTCGATCATGGCACGTGGTCGGTCCTGCGTCATGTCTATCCCGATGCCGACATTCCGGTCGTGCAACTCCGCATCGACGCCACAAAGGGCCCGGATCACCATTTCGATATCGGCCGAATGCTCGCGCCTTTGCGGGACGAGGGTGTACTGATTGTCGGAAGCGGCAATCTCATACATAACCTTCGGATGTATGCCTGGGACCGGCCGTTGCGGGAGCCTTACGACTGGGCGGTGCGCTTCGACAACAAAGTCCGGGAGCTGGTGCGCGAAGGGGACTTCGCACCACTCATCCATTACGAGGCGCTCGGACGGGACGCGACCCTCTCGATACCGACGCCGGACCACTATCTGCCGCTACTCTATGTCCTTGGTGCCCGACGACCCGGTGATGGCATCCGCTTTCCGGTCTCGGGTATCGAGGGAGGGGCGCTTTCCATGCTCGCGGTGCAGGTCGGGTAGGCTACCGCCGCGGGCGAATCTCTGTGGCCTTTGCGATTTCGGCCACCTGTGGCGATATTGCTGCCAATCGGCTGGTATCCCCATCGATCCCGGTGTCCTGCTTGTCCGGGTGCGCGGCGGTTGCTTAGGTGGGCCGCCGGTAACGCCGCGCGCCAGACCGCAACGTCGGACTATCGCCCCTACAGCAACCTGGAGTCGATCAGGCGCACGGGCGGAGCGAGTCGCCGTAGCGTCATGCGGGTATCGACAAGACCATCGTTGCCCGTCGCACCCAAATCTACGAGGAGGCCCCGCGCTGCGTCCGGAACGTTGGCATCGTGGCATCCGGAACTGGTCATGGCCCAGGGAGGTATGGTTCAATCGCCCTGTTCTGGGCAAACAAGGCACCTCACAATGCGCCGCGGCTTAGATGACCGGGTAACAGGTACCTTGACAGCCACTGAAGCCGGCGGATAATCAGAAATCGATGTGATGATACAGGCGACGACGCGACCGATCCTCAAGGTCACCAATCTATCGAAGGTCTATGCTTCGGGTTTTCAGGCGCTGAAGGGCGTCAATCTGGACATCCACGAGGGCGAAATCTTCGCCTTGCTCGGCCCAAACGGCGCCGGCAAGACAACGCTTATCAGCATCATCTGCGGAATCGTCACTCCCGGCACGGGGAGCGTCACGGTCGACGGGCACGATATCGCGCGGGACTACCGGGCCGCGCGCTCCCTGATCGGGCTTGTGCCGCAGGAGTTGACCACGGAGGCCTTCGAGTCCGTCTGGAGGACCGTCTCCTTTAGTCGTGGCCTGTTCGGCAGGCCCCCAAACCCCGCCCATATCGAAAAGGTGCTGAAGGACCTTTCGTTGTGGGATAAGAGAGACAATAAAATCATAACGCTTTCCGGGGGCATGAAGCGGCGGGTTCTCATCGCGAAGGCGTTGGCCCATGAGCCGCGCGTCCTGTTTCTCGACGAGCCCACGGCAGGCGTCGATGTCGATTTGCGGCGCGATATGTGGCAGCTGATGCGCAATCTGCGCGCCTCCGGCGTCACGATCATCCTCACCACCCACTACATAAACGAAGCCGAAGAAATGGCCGACCGGGTCGGCGTCATGAGAAAAGGTGAGATCATTCTCGTGAAAGACAAGGTCGAGCTCATGCGCGATTTGGGCAAGAAGCAGCTTTGGCTTCAGCTGCAGAAACCATTGGGCGAGATCCCTGTCGCGCTTTCGATGTATCCTTTGGAGCTGTCCGGCGACGGCACCTGCCTGACCTATACCTACGATACGCATGACGGGCGTGTCGGTATCATGGACTTCCTAAAGCGCCTCGGCGAAACGGGAATCGATTTCCGGGATTTTCGGACCACGGAGAGTTCCTTGGAGGAGATTTTCGTGAACCTTGTCAAGGAAGGGGCATGAACCTTTACGCCGTACGCGCGATTTATACATGCGAGATGGCGCGCACCTGGCGCACTCTGATGCAAAGCATCGTGGCCCCGGTGATTTCCACATCGCTGTATTTTATCGTGTTCGGCTCCGCGATCGGCTCGCGTATGCCGATCGTCGGCGGAGTAAGCTATGGGGCCTTCATCGTGCCCGGCCTCATTATGTTGTCGCTGCTGACCCAAAGCATCTCGAACGCGGCGTTTGGTATCTATTTCCCGAAATTCGCGGGCACGATCTACGAGCTTTTGTCGGCACCGGTATCCACGATGGAGATCGTCGTAAGCTACGTAGGGGCCGCCGCAACAAAGTCGATCGTCTTGGGGGTCATTATCCTCGCAACGGCGGCGTTCTTTGTGCCGCTGCGCGTGGAGCATCCGGCGTGGATGCTGGGGTTCTTGCTGCTCACTGCGGCCACATTCAGTCTCATTGGTTTTATTATCGGTATTTGGGCCGATGGCTTTGAAAAGCTGCAGGTCGTGCCGCTTTTGATCGTCACACCGTTGACCTTCCTTGGGGGGAGCTTTTACTCCATCAAGATGTTGCCGCCCTTCTGGCGGACCGTGGCCTTGTTCAATCCGGTGGTGTATCTCATAAGCGGGTTTCGCTGGAGCTTCTATGGCTCGGCGGATGTGGGTGTCGGCATTAGCTTGGGCGTTACGCTTGGATTCCTTTTGGCCTCCGTCGTGATCGTGACGTGGATCTTCGAGACCGGCTATAGGCTCAAGGCCTAACCTTCCGTAAACGATCCTGGTGTGGGCCGAAGTCGGACATGGGATGGCGCGGGCGCCCTCCGGCGCTGCCGTGGGCGCATCTCCTGAGTACACTCGCACGCCGGTCCGCGGCTTCCCAATACTCCTTACAGAGCTCGCCACCATCGTGCGCAATACTTGTACGCTCTTGGGTGTGGATGATGCCTCGCCCTTTACCATCACGACCCAGCCGCCCCCCTTCAGCAGTGCGCCATGGGGTGTGTGGCGAACTTCCCGGTGTAACCAGTACGAGGAACTGCGTTGTCCAGATAGCCAATGGAAATATCCATGACAGCCGGTTTCGGCGGGGAAGAACTAATGACGAGTTTAGGGAATGTGTGAATTGCCCCCGGATTTCGCCAATCGCGAGGCTCGGAATCCGCATTTCGACAAAGTGGAAGGCGTAGATGCCCCGTATCATGCCGTAATCGGGCTTAGTTGGGTCGTTCGAGGGGCTTTTGTGGTCTGGAACCCGAATTCCGGACAGACTACGCCCTTGCCGGTCGTAACTTCAAAGGCCGCTCCGGCGGGATCGAGCGGCCGGCCGACGTCGCTGTACACCGTCGTGAGGATATGATCCGGCGAGGCCAAAGCCATTATCTCTAACAAGCGGCGCGCGCCCCAACATCCTGGACTGTGACGGGTTCAATACATTGTAAGATGGCATTTCTGGCATTGGTGGCCAACATCAACGAAGAGGCCCCCAAGGACTGTTCTGGCGCAAGGAAATAAACCTCAACTCTCAGGGTGCCGCGCTCGCGTAGAAGTCGCCACAAATGGTGGATCAGCTTCTCTCTGCCAGCAAACGAGGCCGCCGGACAAGCGTGGTTTGCGGAATCGGAGTACCGTAGCGCTACGGGCTGGACTGTGACGTCGGCCTCTATGGCCACGGCAAAAAGACGCGGATGAAACATCTGGACTGTCTGTCCATCGCTTGTGGTTCCTTCCGGAAACAGGATGATCGATTCTTGCCGACGCAGGGCCGCGACCATTTGGGCGTCGACGATTGTTGACGCACCGCGATCGCCGCGCTTAATGTAGATGGTGCCTCCTTGCCCCGCGAACCAGCCTATCAGTGGCCACGAACGGATCTCCGATTTCGCCACGAAATGCCCTGGTATAACGGCACCCACCGCAGCGAACTCCACCCACGAGATATGATTGGCGACGATGAGGGCGGGCGCGGCCGCCGGTATTCCATAGAGCCGCAACTCGAGGCCCAAGATGCGCAAAAGGCGGCGGTGCCACCAACGAACGATCCGCTGGCCGCGCGGCGTTCGCATAAGAGTGCCCGCCGGGAACACTAAGGCAATGCCCCCGCCCAGAGCTATATGCCCGATTATACCCATCAGGCGAGTCACCGCGCCCCCGGGAATCTTCATGGGGGCGCGTTCAAGGCACACCGCCAAAAACGTAATCGGCCTACATAGCCCAAGATGTGGCGGTGCCGTGGCCCCCAATGTGGCCTGCTACCAGCGGTCGCCGCGCTTGCGCCGTGCAAGGTCCACCGGCCGAACCGTTCTAGGTCTTGGGGCAGCCTTGTGTGCGCCGTTGCCCCTCCGCCAGTCAGTGTGGGAAAAGTGGATGGAGGCGCCGCGGCTACCGGTGCGCCACGGACGCGCACGGACCAAGGGACGATACTTTAGCGGTATGCCCGCATGGTACAAAGGACGAGGCACATAAAGGCACGTCAACGGGCCTCATCAGATCCTAGTGGCGACCCGCTGCACCATCAAGCGACATCCATTATCGTATGCCATCTTCAAGGTCGACAGGAGCGGCCCACGATCATGGCCACTGGGTTTAAGGAGAATTATGTCGTTTCAATGAGACAATCATGGACAGGAGTATGAGCGATGGCGATAGAGATGGAGACAACGCCCGATGCGGGAATCGCGATATTTAACACGCATATCGAAGCCGAAAACGCAATAAAATTGTTGTCCCGTTCCGGGGTCGACATCAAAAAATTATCTATTATTGGCAAGGGATATCATAGCGAAGAGCAGCCTCTGGGCTTTTATACGGTGGGTGACCGCATGAAGGTTTGGGGCGGTCTGGGTGCATTCTGGGGCGGTTTGTGGGGTTTGTTATTTGGCTCCGCCTTCTTCTTTATCCCGGGTATAGGCCCATTGCTGGCGGCGGGCCCTATCATATCCATGATAGTGGGCGCGGGAGAAGGGGCCGTAGTCGTGGGTGGCCTATCCGCACTGGGGGCAGGGCTCTATACCCTGGGTTTTACGAAACATCATATTATTAAGTATGAGACGGAACTGAAGGCCAATAAATATCTATTGATTGTGCATGGAAATGCTGCCGAAAGGGCACAGGTTGCCGCGATTTTGACGGCCGACAAAAGCGAGCGGGCAGCTGTGGAGGCGTAATTTCGTGACGCAGAGCGGAGAGGGAGCAGATATAAACGGCTCTGTCGAAGTTCATGTGGGTTGGCCCGTTATATGCAAGTTGATCTGCGAGAAGTCGAGCTTACCGGTGATCAGGAAGATCACGGTACGAATAGTCGCGAACCGGCAATAGACGCGGCCTTGCGCTTGGCGGCCTGGAAGAGGCCCATTCACGGCGACGAGGCGCGATCGCGGCCGGGAGGCCAAGGACGGCCCTCTTGACCTGCGTGACGGGGTTGCCGGCAGGGAGCGCGATGCCCCATTCCTTAATGCAGATATTTAGGCCGTGCGAGATGAGGGAAAGGTCATGCTTGACGGTCTGCGCCGCGTACCCCTTTGCCATCTGCTGGTCGCGATACTTGGCCAGGGCCGATGACGTGATGGCGGCCAGGGAGAGGGCGCCCAAGCCTTCCCGCACGTTCCGGGCATGGTAGGTGACTGGGCGCGTGCTCTTTTTGGTCGGCAAGACCTCGCGCGCATAGCGGTCCAGGGCATCGGCCAGGGTCGTGTTCTCGGCCTCGGCATGGGAAACGAAGACCCCGCGGCGCATGGCGTTCTCGATGCCACCAGCCCAGGCCTGCGCCTCGCTCTTCGTGTCAAAGGTCAAGGGTCTGCTTGGGGGTATCCCTTGCGCCGGACAAGCGCTTGCCAGACCCGCTTACCACCTGGCCCCGAACGTTGAACGTAGGTCGCCATGCGACACCTCTTTTTGATGGATTTGTCGCAGGATTGTCGTAAAATCCGATAGTGTCCCGCTAGGGCGCCTCGTAAGTCCTTGATTTTATGGTGCCCCGAGCCGGAATTGAACCGGCGACCTGCCGCTTAGGAGGCGGCCGCTCTATCCACTGAGCTACCGGGGCGGACTGGGGCATTATACGCAATGCCCTTTACGACCCATAGGGGCGTGGTCACGCCCCTATGGGGTCTACGGGGGTCGGCCATGACCAATGCCCTTGGTTATTGCGGGCCTCGGGCTACTGCGTCTGGGGTAGCCGCTATCCGCGTGGACGCAGAAGCGCGCGCAAATCTTGGGTGAGTTCCTTATGTGGTCGCGTCGTGAGATCTTTCGGGATCTTGTCAATGACCTTTTTAGCGGTCTGTGCCGACAGATTGGCCTGCAGGGTACCCAGGAAGCCGGGTTCGGCCACCAGGATGAGGGATTCATACAGGTGGTTGGTTCGCCCCTTGTCCAGGACTCGGGCCAGAGTCTTCGCAAAGCGCGAAGCGGCCTCTTCTTTCGCGGACATCTCGGTGGCCATGGCATGGCGTCCGGAGCCCTTGCGATCGAAGGTGCGTCCGGGTTTATCGGTCGATAGGGCCCGCTCCGGTATGCGTGCCTCTGGATACACGAGGGGTTCGAGTTCTTCCCAGTCGCGCCCATTGCTGGGCACCGCGTTGGGCTTAGCAACGATTCGGGCGCGCGCCCGGTCAGCGACCAATATCCATGTGTAGTCCATAGGCCTCGGCTCTCTCGTTTGTTGCAATCGATCCGTTAGCGGGTCACAACGCTGGTGTCGCGATGGCCCATCTGAAGGGCCCGCGCAACTGGCGCCGTTCTATGGCTTGCTTCGCTATTGAGGGCGATTGTACGCGGTTTCAGGACAGGATTCACTGACCGAAAGGGTATAGACAAACCAAGCGGTCTCGGTGCGGGTGAGCCATCCCACTGGGCGGCGATGGCCTCGGCGAGGCATGCGCGGACTATTGTCTCCACGGAGACCGTCTCACCGCGAGCCCCCAAAGCCCTGGGCACCTATGCCCTGGAGGCCTTGTGTGCGTCGTTTGGCCGCGTCGATCGCCCCCGGGCCGCGGGAATGCAGGCCGTCTTTGCGTGTCGGCCGTATGCCGGGCTGATGTTACGAGACGGCGGGCGGCCGTATGGATCGGGTTGTCTGTACGGCGCCGGGCAGGCATGATTGCAGGCTGCTAATCATAAGGGAGTGCTCATGGAGGTACGCGCAGCAGTCGCTTATGCGGCCGACCGGCCATTGGTGTTGGACACCGTGCAGCTCGACGGGCCTCGCGCCGGCGAGGTGCTTGTCGAGATCAAGGCGACAGGAGTCTGTCATACCGATGCCTTCACCTTGTCAGGAGGGGACCCCGAGGGGCGTTTTCCCACCATCCTGGGGCACGAAGGCGCGGGCGTGGTCGTGGATGTGGGGCCTGGGGTCCGATCGCTTCGTCCCGGCGATCACGTTATCCCGTTGTATACGCCGGAATGTCGTGAGTGCGAATACTGTCTGAGCGGCAAGACCAATCTCTGTCAGGCGATCCGCGCGACCCAGGGGCGCGGGGTAATGCCCGACGGCACCAGTCGTTTTTCCATCGGCGGGCAGCCGCTCTACCATTACATGGGGACCAGTACCTTCGCCAACTACACGGTCCTTCCCGAGATCGCGCTTGCGAAGATTCGCGAGGATGCCCCGTTCGACAAGGTCTGCTATATCGGTTGCGGGGTCACGACCGGCATAGGTGCGGTGATCTACACCGCCAGGGTGCGCGCCGGCGACAACGTCGTGGTGTTCGGTCTCGGCGGGATCGGTCTGAATGTCATCCAGGGGGCGCGCATGGCGGGGGCCGACCGGATCGTGGGGGTCGATATCAACCCCGGTAGACGCGCAATCGCGGAGCGCTTTGGTATGACGCACTTCGTGAACCCGCGCGAGGTGGAGGACGATCTCGTACCCTATCTCGTGAGCATCACCAAAGGTGGCGCGGATTTCAGCTTCGAATGCATAGGAAATGTGACGACCATGCGCCAAGCCCTGGAGTGTTGTCATAAGGGCTGGGGTACGAGCATCATCATAGGGGTGGCGGCGAGCGGCGAGGAGATCAGGACGCGCCCCTTTCAGCTTGTGACCGGACGCAACTGGCGGGGCTCAGCATTCGGGGGTGCCCGTGGGCGTACCGATGTCCCGAAGATCGTCGATTGGTATATGGAGGGCAAGATCAATATCGACGACCTGATTACGCACACCCTGCCGCTTGCCGAAATCAATACCGCTTTCGATCTCATGCGTCGGGGTGAGTCGATTCGAACTGTGCTGACGTACTAGACGACCATGACCGCAAATCTGAAGATTCTGGAGGAACATGCGTGCTTTGGCGGCCGTGTGGCGCGCTATGAGCATGCCTCGGAGAGCTGTCATGGCCCCATGCGTTTCTCGATCTATCTGCCCCCGCAGACCGTCACCGGGCGTGTCCCCGTCGTCTATTTTCTGGCGGGCCTCACGTGTACCGAGGAGACGTTCATGATCAAGGCCGGGGCGCAGCGTTACGCCGCGGAGTGGGGACTTGCCCTGGTCGCGCCCGATACCAGCCCGCGGCGCACGGGTATCCCGGACGAGACACGCGATTGGGACCTCGGCAGTGGTGCATCATTTTACGTGGACGCGACCGAGGAGCCTTGGAGTCGCCACTATCGGATGCACCAGTATGTCGCAGAAGAGCTCCCGGCCCTGGTTGCCGCATCGTTCCCCGTGGATGGCAACTGCCAGGCCTTGTGCGGTCACTCCATGGGCGGGCATGGGGCCCTGACCATCGGTCTGCGTCATGGGCACCGTTACCGTTCGCTGTCGGCTTTTGCCCCGGTGTGCGCCCCGAGCCGCACCCCCTGGGGCCAAAAGGCCTTTGGGGTCTATCTCGGGTCCGATGAGGCGCGTTGGCGGGATTACGATACCGTGGCGCTCCTGAAGGCCCGCGAGAGTCAGGCGCTCGCGCCCATGCTTGTGGATCAGGGTGGCGGTGACCCCTATCTCGAGCGCGAGCTAAAGACCCAATGGCTCGAGGGTTTGGGTGGCGGGGCGCTCACCCTGCGCTGGCATGAGGGGTATGACCATAGCTATTTTTTCATCGCAAGTTTCATAGGCGACCATATGGCCTTCCATGCGCGCCATCTGGGCGTCACCTAGCCCGTGCGCCGCGTGGTGGAGGCCGGCGTGCCCGAGGGCCAAGGCGCGCGTATCATGACGACAGGCCCGCGGAAGGGGCAGGAGCGCTCGCCGACCGCAAGACCAGGCCGGCCACGGGCGCATGGCATCAACCTCGAGAGAACTCCCGTGTCGCTTACGCTGATACGCCCTGACGACTGGCATGTCCATCTGCGCGACGAGGCCTTGCTGCGCGCGGTGCTGCCAGATACCGTGCGGCGTTTCGCGCGCGCCATTGTAATGCCCAACCTGAAGTCGCCGGTGCGTACCGTGGCCGAGGCCCGCGCGTATCGCGAACGGATCCTGGCGGCGCGACCGGCGGGATCGGCCTTCGAGCCTTTGATGACGCTGTATCTCACCGACAATACGCCAGTGGCCGAGATCGAGCGGGCCCGAGCCAGCGGTTTCGTTCATGGCGTGAAGTATTACCCGGCCGGCGCCACGACCCATTCGGACTTCGGTGTGACCGACATCGGACGGTGTGACGATGCGCTCGCCGCCATGGAGGCCTTAAGTTTGCCGTTGCTTGTGCATGGCGAGGTCACCGATTCCGCAGTCGACGTCTTCGATCGCGAGGCGGTCTTCATCGACCGCATACTCCAGAGGATCGTTGCGCGCTTCCCGAACCTCAAGATTGTGCTTGAGCATGTCACCACCCGCGATGGGGTGGAATTCGTCATGGCCGCGCCGGCCACGGTGGCCGCGACCCTCACCGCCCATCATCTGCTCTTGAACCGCAACGCCATGTTCCATGGCGGCATCCGTCCGCACGCCTATTGCCTGCCGGTCCTAAAGCGCGAGCGTCATCGCGAGGCCTTGGTGGCCGCTGCGATCTCGGGGAGC is part of the Acidiferrobacter thiooxydans genome and harbors:
- the pyrC gene encoding dihydroorotase, which produces MSLTLIRPDDWHVHLRDEALLRAVLPDTVRRFARAIVMPNLKSPVRTVAEARAYRERILAARPAGSAFEPLMTLYLTDNTPVAEIERARASGFVHGVKYYPAGATTHSDFGVTDIGRCDDALAAMEALSLPLLVHGEVTDSAVDVFDREAVFIDRILQRIVARFPNLKIVLEHVTTRDGVEFVMAAPATVAATLTAHHLLLNRNAMFHGGIRPHAYCLPVLKRERHREALVAAAISGSPKFFLGTDSAPHVRRTKEAACGCAGVYTAHAGIELYAEVFKAAGALAKLEGFASLHGPAFYGLAANRERITLIEESWPVAAAIDLAPAGMDDTLVPFRAGESVGFRIAEVGV
- a CDS encoding DUF1269 domain-containing protein; its protein translation is MAIEMETTPDAGIAIFNTHIEAENAIKLLSRSGVDIKKLSIIGKGYHSEEQPLGFYTVGDRMKVWGGLGAFWGGLWGLLFGSAFFFIPGIGPLLAAGPIISMIVGAGEGAVVVGGLSALGAGLYTLGFTKHHIIKYETELKANKYLLIVHGNAAERAQVAAILTADKSERAAVEA
- a CDS encoding host attachment protein, with protein sequence MDYTWILVADRARARIVAKPNAVPSNGRDWEELEPLVYPEARIPERALSTDKPGRTFDRKGSGRHAMATEMSAKEEAASRFAKTLARVLDKGRTNHLYESLILVAEPGFLGTLQANLSAQTAKKVIDKIPKDLTTRPHKELTQDLRALLRPRG
- a CDS encoding S-(hydroxymethyl)glutathione dehydrogenase/class III alcohol dehydrogenase, with the translated sequence MEVRAAVAYAADRPLVLDTVQLDGPRAGEVLVEIKATGVCHTDAFTLSGGDPEGRFPTILGHEGAGVVVDVGPGVRSLRPGDHVIPLYTPECRECEYCLSGKTNLCQAIRATQGRGVMPDGTSRFSIGGQPLYHYMGTSTFANYTVLPEIALAKIREDAPFDKVCYIGCGVTTGIGAVIYTARVRAGDNVVVFGLGGIGLNVIQGARMAGADRIVGVDINPGRRAIAERFGMTHFVNPREVEDDLVPYLVSITKGGADFSFECIGNVTTMRQALECCHKGWGTSIIIGVAASGEEIRTRPFQLVTGRNWRGSAFGGARGRTDVPKIVDWYMEGKINIDDLITHTLPLAEINTAFDLMRRGESIRTVLTY
- the fghA gene encoding S-formylglutathione hydrolase, whose translation is MTANLKILEEHACFGGRVARYEHASESCHGPMRFSIYLPPQTVTGRVPVVYFLAGLTCTEETFMIKAGAQRYAAEWGLALVAPDTSPRRTGIPDETRDWDLGSGASFYVDATEEPWSRHYRMHQYVAEELPALVAASFPVDGNCQALCGHSMGGHGALTIGLRHGHRYRSLSAFAPVCAPSRTPWGQKAFGVYLGSDEARWRDYDTVALLKARESQALAPMLVDQGGGDPYLERELKTQWLEGLGGGALTLRWHEGYDHSYFFIASFIGDHMAFHARHLGVT